One genomic segment of Acidovorax sp. 107 includes these proteins:
- a CDS encoding ABC transporter ATP-binding protein translates to MINTISTHRSAREQGAASMQASDEATIPVLECRGLERRFGGLVAVTGVHLRIERGEIFGLVGPNGSGKTTMTNAITGFFPPQVGSIWLNGHDITGMAPHKVATLGVARTFQNLALFNGMSVLDNILLGRHIHMKPGVVKTALYWWLGRQDEMAHRLKVEEIIDFMQLQSVRDELVDSIPIGLKKRVELARALVAEPSFLILDEPMAGMNQEEKEYMARFILDARDERNVTVLLIEHHMDVITGICDRMMVLSYGETIGTGIPAEVMKDERVIKAYLGGAHATR, encoded by the coding sequence GTGATCAACACCATCAGTACCCATCGCAGCGCCAGAGAGCAGGGGGCGGCTTCGATGCAAGCCAGCGACGAGGCCACCATCCCCGTTCTCGAATGCCGGGGGCTGGAGCGGCGATTCGGCGGTCTGGTCGCGGTGACCGGGGTCCATCTGCGCATCGAGCGCGGGGAAATTTTTGGCCTGGTCGGACCCAACGGCAGCGGCAAGACGACCATGACCAACGCTATCACCGGCTTCTTCCCACCGCAGGTCGGCAGCATATGGCTCAATGGCCACGACATCACCGGCATGGCGCCGCACAAGGTGGCCACCCTGGGCGTGGCCCGCACTTTCCAGAATCTGGCGCTGTTCAACGGCATGAGCGTGCTCGACAACATCCTGCTGGGCCGTCACATCCACATGAAGCCCGGTGTGGTCAAAACCGCCCTGTATTGGTGGCTGGGCCGACAGGATGAGATGGCGCACCGGCTCAAGGTCGAGGAAATCATCGACTTCATGCAGCTCCAGAGCGTGCGCGACGAACTTGTGGACAGCATTCCGATCGGCCTGAAAAAGCGGGTCGAACTGGCGCGCGCGCTGGTGGCCGAACCCAGTTTCCTCATTCTTGACGAACCCATGGCCGGCATGAACCAGGAGGAAAAGGAATACATGGCGCGTTTCATTCTCGACGCGCGTGACGAACGCAACGTCACCGTGCTGCTGATCGAACACCACATGGACGTGATCACCGGCATCTGTGATCGCATGATGGTGCTCAGCTACGGTGAAACCATAGGAACCGGGATTCCGGCCGAGGTGATGAAGGATGAACGCGTGATCAAGGCCTATCTGGGGGGTGCGCATGCGACGCGCT